One stretch of Candida orthopsilosis Co 90-125, chromosome 3 draft sequence DNA includes these proteins:
- a CDS encoding Sen1 helicase: MMSVQQNAASDDKEYDDLVSIIRRSLDGARDGSVHEQAITRSHDYLMQHTSTDHWFCNQHLYPIATYSLILFSFPNSSYGPDLQPSIARCLTTCENCLRCFSKGKAELRLSFATKRRIPITNVQQFLNTITAWESSILSPSIKASYSRVGSIRTDTDEQLKVAIHWCMNNPDILRQYKPISDTFSKIISTLINQSNDYIPQNLLPGLVYLLFEGIGDEKSWVTRWIMKLRHKQVVYDKVGLNEAVVQEFNIYLYKIQDPSFYTDKNAITFWQNFSHIVDFVNDDAFETRLNMPMDIEVMSQYKNLRLYPIIRLLANSLMSGLNEPLPILLKVFGKLLCRLNSRLWSETGPITHSQILDCVKFNPAFRKQLLQAPMEEQTGNDLNLNDLLQWMHRMVESVPSSEKENVCVKLSVFLLNFSVDGTTNNSGVKKETYLRNFGCKLLNRAFEFDDEGDLSNANYTVKLSTHRQARAKIDCVSEALVALAVNAKSEYAIDLITKCIRYDVAILSHNSVLLLEYKIPLMYDTFPLLWEALAKSRINSDASFAKEIIKCLKKLILVVKFHPTKVEGVNKRLTGAKEQHERSLEVVTKYANSIFGNISLAPQTVLKEILSDIHCVDAIWSCIFSPLITQSALELLSQVYEGSGRFECVEESLSHNFKLTLSAINYSLSVLTNLEAFEPTPKAVRIIMDVVKALTDPLSSILSLKDVAGAFKEVEQFWSATLSFLVMIYQKAVFWAGKYHMHELVDFTRDTLDLSNQLLESFRPFTDAIRPYAGEKSASNLFAVFMNAFQYMVSWLKLGDSALLDSCVALVFKVFDLAKDRKFVMDDGIIEKLANFGVRAKKFNNKLKEEQRNDIISRARSVNENLVNKIVENAYAKDQSKIEFVKEVSPTTAIKFQSTAKQQQTLARFGHVTSEPPVAPPPKEVKGLNSLENIRRELNNSRVAAKPVKPPAHVPAPPRPAGFNSKRAPPVIGRSLNTLRHKKVTSDSSDDEGDIDTSDLFVTKKKVSKITELDMNGKVINSIDRIPKNRAQTEKSDKERMRLRLNVDLKSLYLTILQWSYNLRNDYPSGDKSAYTKVKNTYKDVNEYVSVMEPLFMLECWQQIQSARDTVVEDPFQILVGTRTSVDGFYDVFTSMSKKTIENRKLTESDLLVIACDNESIIQPKERRNYIKSPNTACCLAKIREIKYVNPEYSDVTLRIAKTSPLVGTLAPKATIIGMRVMQMVTVEREFSSLRGLQYYDLVDSIISATPTVPKQVDDKDVEHMHKLYDVNMSQAKAIIGSYQSEGFSLIQGPPGTGKTKTILGIVGYSLSHGTNEKVIEMPSKSSSPPSKAKILICAPSNAAVDELVVRLRNGVKNSKGEHMPLKVVRLGRSDAINPAVKDLTLEELVDKELQTKQVEVVTDPNLRSELNKMTQERDRLRSRLNDETLDPKEKDGVQQKLLEINKQRSELTKKLDDQRERSSIAYRNKEIDRRNIQARILSEANILCATLSGSAHDLVANLSVTFDQVIIDEACQCLESAAIIPLRYGCKKCIMVGDPNQLPPTVLSQSAASLNYDQSLFVRMQQNYPDSVYLLNTQYRMHPMISKFPSAEFYQSKLIDGPGMKEKNTRPWHLIDPLSPYRFFDIVSRHEKNELTRSLFNKEEANVCLQLVQKMMTMVPQSDIAGKIGIISPYKEQIRTIKSVFERAYGRLIFNEIDFNTVDGFQGQEKEIIIMSCVRASANGNVGFLSDVRRMNVALTRACTTLWILGNKTSLERDAVWKRLLEDAEKRNTVTKAHSGFLTNYATASSFNSIDRTPKRHQMDGSQPKSKKQKVKASQYLPKKPNGSFTSPAVTNPPSTSFTKPIRPTSSGTLPLRPGNTNPMMENKVDGAKVVNAESSKPSGVVPPKIKKLPVNPSVDNRPNPTSSGTLPKKPLGPTSSGIVLPPKPKAPNLFIKRKPPPRK, translated from the coding sequence ATGATGAGCGTGCAACAAAACGCCGCTAGTGATGACAAAGAATACGATGATCTCGTATCAATCATTAGGAGGTCTCTCGATGGAGCCCGTGATGGATCCGTACACGAACAGGCCATTACACGTAGCCATGATTACTTGATGCAACACACGTCAACAGATCATTGGTTCTGCAACCAACACCTTTATCCGATTGCGACCTACTCGTTGATCCTTTTTTCGTTCCCAAATAGCTCATATGGCCCAGACCTACAACCCAGCATTGCCAGATGCCTAACTACTTGTGAAAATTGTCTACGCTGTTTCAGCAAAGGAAAAGCCGAGTTAAGACTAAGCTTTGCTACTAAGAGACGAATTCCAATCACCAACGTCCAGCAATTCTTGAATACAATAACTGCATGGGAGAGTTCGATATTATCACCATCGATTAAAGCATCATACCTGCGCGTTGGTTCGATACGTACAGACACAGACGAACAACTCAAGGTTGCGATTCACTGGTGCATGAATAATCCCGATATCTTGAGACAATATAAACCAATTAGCGacactttttcaaaaataatttCTACATTGATCAACCAACTGAATGATTATATACCACAAAATTTGCTACCAGGATTGGTTTATCTATTGTTTGAGGGGATAGGTGATGAAAAATCGTGGGTGACTAGATGGATCATGAAATTGAGACATAAACAGGTGGTGTACGACAAAGTAGGACTCAATGAAGCAGTTGTACAGGAGTTTAATATCTATTTATACAAGATTCAAGATCCGTCTTTTTACACTGACAAAAACGCAATCACgttttggcaaaatttTAGTCATATCGTGGACTTTgttaatgatgatgcatTTGAAACCAGACTTAATATGCCAATGGACATTGAAGTTATGAGTCAATACAAAAACTTAAGACTATACCCCATAATAAGACTTCTTGCAAATAGTTTAATGTCCGGTTTGAATGAGCCTCTACCGATCTTGTTGAAAGTGTTTGGAAAGCTCTTGTGTCGCTTAAACTCACGTTTGTGGTCAGAAACCGGACCAATCACCCACCTGCAAATTTTAGACTGCGTCAAGTTTAATCCTGCATTTCGCAAGCAATTGTTACAAGCTCCAATGGAAGAGCAAACTGGGAAcgatttgaatttaaacGACTTGCTACAATGGATGCACAGGATGGTCGAATCGGTTCCTCTGTctgagaaagaaaatgttTGTGTAAAGTTGAGCGTGTTCTTATTGAACTTTTCGGTTGACGGCACAACAAATAATTCGGGTGTGAAAAAAGAGACATACTTGAGAAACTTTGGATGCAAGCTACTCAACAGAGCTTTTGAGTTCGACGATGAGGGTGATTTGAGTAATGCAAATTATACAGTAAAGCTACTGACTCATAGGCAAGCGAGAGCTAAGATTGATTGTGTCAGTGAAGCTTTAGTTGCATTAGCTGTGAACGCGAAAAGTGAATACGCTATAGATCTTATTACTAAGTGCATCAGGTACGATGTCGCCATTCTAAGCCACAACAGTGTGTTGTTGCTCGAATATAAAATCCCTTTAATGTATGACACATTTCCATTGCTTTGGGAAGCTTTAGCAAAGTCGAGAATAAACCTGGATGCGAGTTTTGCAAAAGAGATTATAAAGTGtctcaagaaattgattcttgtGGTAAAATTTCATCCCacaaaagttgaaggtGTTAACAAGCGGTTAACGGGGGCGAAGGAGCAACACGAAAGGTCTTTGGAAGTTGTAACCAAATATGCAAACCTGATATTTGGCAACATCAGCCTTGCACCTCAGACTGTTctcaaagaaattttgagCGATATACATTGTGTCGACGCTATATGGTCTTGTATTTTCTCTCCATTGATCACTCAATCGGCTTTGGAGCTTTTAAGTCAAGTTTATGAAGGAAGTGGGAGGTTTGAGTGTGTTGAGGAAAGTTTGAGtcacaatttcaaattaacCTTGAGTGCAATTAATTACAGTCTCTCGGTATTGACTAATTTGGAAGCATTCGAGCCAACACCCAAAGCAGTAAGGATTATCATGGATGTTGTGAAAGCACTTACAGATCCCTTGAGTTCAATTTTATCCTTAAAGGACGTTGCAGGGGCATTTAAGgaagttgaacaattttggAGCGCGACTTTATCATTTTTGGTTATGATCTACCAAAAGGCAGTGTTTTGGGCTGGTAAGTATCACATGCACGAGTTGGTCGACTTCACCAGGGACACTTTGGATTTGAGTAATCAATTATTGGAATCTTTTCGTCCATTTACCGACGCAATCAGACCGTACGCTGGTGAAAAATCTGCATCCAATTTGTTTGCAGTTTTTATGAATGCATTCCAATACATGGTGTCGTGGCTTAAATTAGGGGACTCAGCCCTCTTAGACTCATGTGTGGCTCTTGttttcaaagtatttgatttgGCCAAAGATCGGAAGTTTGTCATGGATGATGGCATAATTGAAAAGCTCGCAAACTTCGGTGTAAGagcaaaaaaattcaataacaaattgaaggaGGAACAGCGAAATGATATTATATCGCGAGCAAGGCTGGTCAATGAGAACTTGGTCAAcaagattgttgaaaatgcatATGCGAAAGACCAATCGAAAATCGAATTTGTCAAGGAGGTATCGCCAACTACTgcaatcaaatttcaaagtacGGCAAAGCAGCAACAAACATTGGCGAGATTTGGACATGTTACAAGTGAGCCTCCGGTTGCTCCTCCACCAAAGGAAGTTAAGGGACTCAATAGTCTTGAGAACATTCGCCGGGAGCTAAACAACTCTCGGGTTGCCGCCAAGCCGGTAAAACCACCAGCACACGTTCCTGCACCTCCACGTCCGGCTGgtttcaattccaaaaggGCGCCACCAGTGATAGGCCGATCTCTAAATACTCTCAGACATAAGAAAGTCACATCAGATTCGTCAGACGATGAAGGCGATATCGACACCAGTGACCTATTTGTTACCAAGAAAAAGGTGTCTAAAATTACAGAGCTTGACATGAACGGGAAAGTGATCAATCTGATTGATAGAATACCAAAAAACAGAGCGCAGACTGAAAAGCTGGACAAGGAAAGGATGAGATTAAGATTGAATGTGGACCTCAAGCTGTTGTATCTCACTATATTGCAATGGAGCTACAACCTTAGAAATGATTATCCTTCGGGTGACAAGTCAGCATACACCAAGGTTAAGAACACTTACAAAGACGTCAATGAATATGTATCCGTGATGGAGCCATTGTTCATGCTTGAATGCTggcaacaaattcaatcagCGAGAGATACTGTAGTTGAGGATCcgtttcaaattcttgtGGGAACAAGAACGTCAGTGGATGGGTTCTATGATGTATTCACGTCAATGAGCAAAAAAACGATTGAGAATAGAAAGTTGACGGAGAGTGACTTACTTGTGATTGCGTGTGACAACGAATCAATCATCCAGCCTAAGGAGAGAAGAAATTATATCAAGTCTCCCAACACTGCCTGCTGTTTGGCGAAAATTCGCGAAATCAAATATGTTAATCCTGAGTACTCAGATGTTACATTGAGAATAGCAAAAACTTCTCCACTTGTGGGAACATTAGCACCCAAGGCAACAATCATTGGTATGAGGGTGATGCAAATGGTTACCGTAGAGAGAGAATTTTCGTCATTGCGAGGATTGCAGTACTATGACTTGGTGGATTCGATCATTCTGGCAACTCCCACCGTTCcaaaacaagttgatgaCAAGGATGTGGAACACATGCATAAACTTTACGATGTAAACATGTCACAAGCAAAGGCTATTATTGGCTCTTATCAAAGTGAAGGATTTTCCTTGATTCAAGGACCACCCGGGACGGGTAAAACAAAGACTATCTTGGGTATAGTTGGATATTCATTGTCTCATGGAACAAATGAGAAAGTCATTGAGATGCCTTCCAAGTCCCTGTCTCCACCATCGAAGGCCAAAATTTTAATCTGTGCGCCAAGTAATGCAgcagttgatgaattggtgGTAAGATTGAGAAACGGGGttaaaaattcaaaaggTGAACATATGCCTTTGAAGGTTGTTAGACTTGGAAGAAGTGACGCCATCAACCCAGCGGTGAAGGACTTAACATTGGAAGAGTTAGTTGACAAGGAGTTGCAAACTAAGCAAGTGGAAGTCGTAACTGATCCAAATCTTAGGTCCGagctcaacaaaatgaCTCAAGAAAGAGACAGGCTTAGATCAAGACTCAATGATGAGACGTTGGACCCGAAGGAGAAAGATGGCGTGCAACAAAAGTTGCTTGAGATtaataaacaaagaagCGAGCTAACCAAAAAACTTGATGATCAAAGAGAACGATCATCCATCGCATACAGAAACAAGGAAATTGATAGAAGAAATATTCAAGCAAGAATATTGTCCGAAGCCAACATTTTGTGTGCCACCTTGTCGGGATCCGCACACgatttggttgcaaatttaTCAGTGACTTTTGATCAAGTGATTATCGATGAAGCATGTCAGTGTTTAGAACTGGCAGCAATAATTCCACTCCGATACGGTTGTAAAAAGTGTATTATGGTTGGTGACCCAAATCAATTACCACCTACAGTGTTGTCCCAATCGGCTGCATCTTTAAATTACGATCAGAGCTTATTTGTCAGAATGCAACAAAATTACCCTGACTCCGTTTACTTGTTGAACACGCAATACAGAATGCATCCTATGATTTCTAAATTTCCAAGTGCCGAATTTTATCAGTCTAAGTTAATTGACGGCCCAGGaatgaaggagaaaaaTACACGACCCTGGCATTTGATTGACCCATTGTCGCCGTACAgattttttgatattgtgaGTAGGCATGAGAAGAATGAGTTGACACGTtcattgttcaacaaagaagaagccaATGTTTGTTTGCAATTGGTACAGAAAATGATGACAATGGTTCCGCAAAGTGACATCGCAGGTAAAATTGGTATAATCTCACCATATAAAGAACAAATCAGAACCATTAAAAGTGTATTTGAAAGAGCTTATGGGAGATTAATATTCAATGAAATAGATTTCAACACAGTAGATGGGTTCCAAGGTcaggaaaaagaaattattATCATGTCATGTGTTAGAGCTAGTGCTAACGGAAATGTTGGATTCTTAAGTGATGTTCGTCGTATGAATGTGGCGCTTACCAGAGCGTGCACTACACTATGGATTTTGGGGAATAAGACTTCATTGGAGAGGGATGCGGTGTGGAAGAGGTTGCTAGAGGATGCCGAGAAAAGAAACACAGTGACAAAGGCT
- a CDS encoding Erv41 protein (S. cerevisiae homolog ERV41 has role in ER to Golgi vesicle-mediated transport and localizes to integral to Golgi membrane, ER to Golgi transport vesicle, integral to endoplasmic reticulum membrane): MDSFSKRVKTFDAFPKVDPQHQVRSQRGGLSTLLTYFFGLLILWVEIGGYIGGYVDRQFIVDDVLRSDLTINLDMIVAMPCEFLHTNAVDIAGDRFLAGETLNFEGLKFFIPSGFSINNPNDFHETPDLDEVMQESLRAEFSQLGRRVNEGAPACHIFGSIPVNQVKGEFRITAKGLGYKDRSFVPVEALNFSHVIQEFSYGDFFPFLNNPLDATGKVTEENLQIYLYHSKVVPTLYEKLGLEVDTTQYSLTENHHIVKVNPHSKKPQGIPGIYFAYEFEPIKLIIREKRIPFLQFIAKLGTIVGGIIVAAGYLFKLYEKFLVLLFGKKYVEQGKEKKEGGLLDKENPKILE; the protein is encoded by the coding sequence ATGGACTCCTTTTCCAAACGGGTGAAAACTTTTGACGCGTTTCCAAAAGTAGACCCCCAGCATCAGGTACGATCGCAAAGAGGCGGTCTTTCCACTTTACTTACATACTTTTTTGGCTTACTTATATTGTGGGTTGAGATTGGTGGTTATATAGGCGGGTATGTGGATCGAcaattcattgttgatgatgttttaCGATCTGATTTGACTATAAATCTTGATATGATTGTGGCAATGCCGTGTGAATTTCTACACACAAATGCTGTGGATATCGCCGGAGACAGATTTCTTGCCGGTGAGACATTGAACTTCGAAGGACTTAAGTTTTTCATCCCATCTGGGTTCTCTATAAATAACCCAAACGATTTCCATGAAACTCCCGATTTGGATGAAGTTATGCAAGAGAGCTTGAGAGCTGAATTCAGTCAATTGGGTCGAAGGGTGAACGAAGGAGCTCCTGCTTGTCATATCTTTGGCTCTATACCAGTAAATCAAGTTAAAGGGGAATTCAGGATAACAGCAAAGGGATTAGGGTACAAAGACAGACTGTTTGTGCCAGTGGAAGCACTTAATTTCAGCCACGTAATACAGGAATTTTCATATGGTGATTTTTTCCCCTTTTTAAACAATCCATTGGATGCTACAGGTAAGGTGACTGAGGAAAACTTGCAAATATACCTCTATCATTCAAAGGTTGTTCCCACATTGTACGAGAAGCTAGGTTTGGAGGTTGACACGACCCAATACTCCTTGACAGAGAATCACCACATCGTGAAAGTCAACCCACACTCCAAAAAACCACAAGGGATACCGGGAATATATTTTGCTTACGAATTTGAGCCAATAAAGTTGATCATACGTGAAAAAAGAATCCCTTTCCTACAGTTTATTGCTAAATTGGGGACAATCGTAGGTGGTATTATAGTAGCGGCCGGATatctcttcaaattgtatGAGAAATTTCTAGTACTactttttggaaaaaagtATGTTGAACAAGGtaaggaaaagaaggaaggAGGTTTGTTGGACAAGGAGAATCCAAAAATATTGGagtaa
- a CDS encoding Pex28 protein (S. cerevisiae homolog PEX28 has role in peroxisome organization and localizes to peroxisomal membrane), with protein sequence MAKEEEQYQSVYSPESPDGSSSKQHYRDLAFNLVNSAVQRGNNLAQQKPGSKRALAASTASTLLEMSLEKFNSNGKGLPSNLTAEDIQHIASMPDSAEDSESRASSTNSHFADRMIEKLLKSTLPEDIPEREVFEKRLRDPERNKRPGLSIGTLTSNVKKLATKMTDFFALQYALIYIVTWKQPTKTLSVLVLYTAACLWPHLIVAYPLIFLLFGVLIPGYVHRHPPRRLDLIKVKKRGQSLLSFFNSTSESSIVEDMVDEDYLREDAEVASSTYSISDEASEVTISSAQVNTSEAKSSNGSKEKKETARHRKSNLDLLINLRDFQNLTSDLIKGMDKGEQFYFETAGFKDERLSTFIFYGVLFATFATLFLGQFIPWRAIFIQSGWVGLILCHPKAKKYLVDMSNTRKARARKAKEEAELTQDSDSQVSDKPNGEQSSSFIDELLNDGKKFDRDDIIVDDAPEVRIVEVFQLQIKSILKHNWSFYRYSTTMYDTENKTRVSGKRPQGVEYLSEVLPPHDWKFDMGFVNKWVLDTNPKAFIEERSLKPDLFIVKDNEEEGWIYDNMEGVVHSDIVYEFRRRRLYRECYRYARPHKRPKSAQK encoded by the coding sequence ATGGCCaaggaagaagaacaaTACCAATCAGTTTATTCTCCCGAGTCACCAGATGGGTCTTCGTCAAAGCAACATTATAGAGATCTCGCATTCAACTTAGTCAATAGCGCAGTCCAAAGAGGTAACAACTTAGCACAACAAAAACCTGGAAGCAAAAGAGCTCTTGCCGCGAGCACCGCTTCAACACTCTTGGAAATgagtttggaaaaattcaacagTAATGGCAAGGGATTGCCATCTAACTTGACTGCTGAAGATATTCAACATATTGCTTCCATGCCAGATTCAGCCGAGGATAGCGAAAGCAGGGCATCCTCCACAAATAGTCACTTTGCTGATCGTATGATTGAGAAGTTATTAAAGTCGACGTTACCAGAGGATATCCCTGAGAGAGAAGTATTTGAGAAGCGGTTACGTGATCCTGAGAGGAACAAACGTCCTGGATTATCAATTGGAACATTGACATCCAATGTGAAAAAGTTGGCTACCAAGATGACTGATTTCTTTGCCTTACAGTATGCATTGATTTACATTGTCACCTGGAAACAACCAACAAAGACATTAAGTGTTCTTGTGCTATACACCGCAGCTTGTCTTTGGCCACACTTGATTGTAGCCTACCCTTTGatatttcttctttttggcGTTCTTATCCCTGGATATGTCCACAGGCATCCACCAAGACGTCTcgatttgatcaaagtcaaaaagAGAGGACAATCCTTGCTAagttttttcaactccACCTCGGAGTCAagcattgttgaagatatgGTTGATGAGGATTATTTAAGAGAGGATGCCGAGGTTGCATCGTCGAcgtattcaatttcagatGAAGCTTCGGAAGTTACCATCTCATCTGCTCAAGTAAACACGAGCGAGGCGAAAAGCAGCAACGGatcaaaagagaagaaggagaCTGCAAGGCACAGAAAGTCCAATTTGGATCTTTTGATTAACTTACGAGACTTTCAAAACTTGACATCAGACTTAATCAAAGGGATGGATAAAGGGGAGCAATTTTACTTTGAGACTGCTGGATTCAAGGATGAGAGATTGTCGACTTTTATATTCTATGGTGTATTATTCGCCACGTTTGCCACCTTATTTCTTGGTCAGTTTATTCCATGGAGGGCTATTTTCATCCAGTCTGGCTGGGTAGGACTAATCTTATGTCACCCAAAAGCCAAAAAGTATTTGGTTGATATGAGCAACACCAGGAAGGCTAGAGCCagaaaagcaaaagaagaggCGGAATTGACACAGGACTCTGACCTGCAAGTTTCTGACAAACCGAATGGTGAGCAAAGCTCATCTTTCATTGATGAACTTCTCAATGATGGGAAGAAATTTGATCGCGACgatatcattgttgatgatgctCCAGAGGTCAGAATAGTTGAGGTGTTTCAATTGCAGATCAAGAGCATTTTAAAGCACAATTGGTCATTTTATAgatattcaacaaccatGTATGATACTGAGAATAAAACTAGGGTTTCTGGAAAGAGACCACAGGGGGTTGAGTACTTGTCTGAGGTGTTACCGCCACATGATTGGAAATTTGATATGGGCTTTGTGAACAAGTGGGTGTTGGATACAAACCCCAAAGCTTTCATTGAAGAACGATCTTTGAAACCtgatttgtttattgttaaAGATAACGAAGAGGAAGGGTGGATATATGACAATATGGAGGGAGTTGTTCATCTGGATATCGTTTATGAATTCAGGAGAAGGAGACTATATAGGGAATGTTATAGGTATGCAAGGCCACACAAAAGGCCCAAGAGTGCACAAAAATAG